TTGGCAAGAACTTCGAGGGAGCCACTAGAATTGTTGACCAAAGAGGTGTCAACAAGATATCTGCTCACCCCAGTGGAAGGTTTATCTTTCAGGTTTAACCTTCCCACCTCTCTTCTATTGCCTTGAATGGgtcaaattttacttaaaattcaGATATacgatttaaaaaataagtattttctCACCCCACATGCCAGTAGGAAAGAAAgagataggaagaaaaaaagagaaaaaaaagggatAAATCCAATGAGTAATGTTATTATAAGAGAAGatggaaatataaaaagatgTAAGGTGGTTGTAGCATTTGAGATGTGAAAAAATAGAGTTGAAATGATTTATAAGCTCTAAGTTgacaaaacaatatatatatatatatgtccctggctttcaaattttgaatattttaaatatatataaaaacttttagTGTTTGCTTGACAATATTGAGACTTGATGGGAAAGCGGTTGTTGTACAACTAAAGTGGCACAGCATTGTTGTCCTCTTTGATTCTTTGAGGATATTTTTGTGATACATGTAtatgaaaaaagataaaagtaaaagatagaGAATGGATACTGTCAATTATTTCATGTCaagtaaaaaatgttttgaCTTTTGTGAATCTAAAGAACCattcatttatttgatatgGATCATGCATTCTTTATTCCCTTGTTTAGGTTACAGGAGAATCCCGAAGAAAAGACCAATATCTCTGTTTTGCAGAGAATTTTTGTGCTTgtcattctttcttttatgaCGTCGTCAACAGAGGAGAACAACTTTGTGTACGCCCATATACATGTTTAATCATCTTCAGTTGattataaacattaatattattctaatGCTGAAATATACAATGTGTATTGTGTGTGTTCCAGTGTAAACATCAGTTAGCTGCAAGACTTGCTGCATCTTTGGGATCATATACTGAAGTTAACGTGTCTGATGAGGAGCTAGCTCTGTTACTATCCAGAATATAGCCCTTGCTTTGTAGATTAACactgtataatttatttaatattgattttatagAGCAAGGAACATATCATCTTTAGATTTAGTTAATATGTATTACATGGGCAAAAACAAGAACATCTTATCCGTAAAAAAGTGTATTTAGATGGGCAAAAGCAAGAACAGATGAAGCACTAAAAGCCATTTGTGGTAgactttttaacattttttcttcctttttataaaaataacctTATACAAGCTGTCGAAATTTGTTTGATTGAGATTGTTATGAACTAAATAGTTTCTGAAGCGAGTGTTTTTACTAAGAGAAACATCAGGTTATTCCAAATTTCCAATGAACTGAGTGTTTGCAAGTTTTCTTGGGAAAATTGTTGAATTTAGGTTAAATATTGTGATAATAATGTAAAGTTGTTTTAATATAGAGGTTAATTAGTAGAGAAATCAGTAGAGAAATGCTTGCAATGCACGCTTTTAAACACATTATCATATATTaactgaaatttattttaaaatcacaatGTCGTGGGATCTCTAATTATGAGCTCCACTCAGCTGGATTTGACCACTCTAAAGTGAGGGAATCTACTGTAGTAGTGAAGAAAATATACTTGAGAGGATTGAGTGAAATAATGTGTATTAATTAGAAATCAAGTATTGACTTTAATTAGATTTAGaactttttttctcattttatcacaattttaaaCCATTGATTTTCTGATAACATATTGTAAGTTGcactttattatttaaagtcAAGTGAACCAGTGAATTTAGAGGACCCAAATCCCCACTCATGACTTCGTAGTTTTCCATAAATTTTTATCAACGATAGAGTGTATGAGTCTTGT
This DNA window, taken from Vigna radiata var. radiata cultivar VC1973A chromosome 5, Vradiata_ver6, whole genome shotgun sequence, encodes the following:
- the LOC106762498 gene encoding zinc finger SWIM domain-containing protein 7 isoform X2; its protein translation is MRCLSLVLTMNDDQLWTLHFLFGKNFEGATRIVDQRGVNKISAHPSGRFIFQVTGESRRKDQYLCFAENFCACHSFFYDVVNRGEQLCCKHQLAARLAASLGSYTEVNVSDEELALLLSRI
- the LOC106762498 gene encoding zinc finger SWIM domain-containing protein 7 isoform X1, with the translated sequence MSASCLVAETIWKEIESTHKVNDDQLWTLHFLFGKNFEGATRIVDQRGVNKISAHPSGRFIFQVTGESRRKDQYLCFAENFCACHSFFYDVVNRGEQLCCKHQLAARLAASLGSYTEVNVSDEELALLLSRI